A region from the bacterium genome encodes:
- a CDS encoding transcriptional repressor, with translation MNEKDIRKLFEEYGIQPSFHRFKILQFLMENKNHPTVEQIYRHLVKDIPTLSKTTVYNTLRYFVSKGIVAEIMIEENEVRYDFETTPHIHFKCKKCKNLYDIFLDCDILKKQQIDGHKIEEHHIYLLGICKNCRTIDNNKKQK, from the coding sequence ATGAATGAAAAAGATATAAGAAAATTATTTGAAGAATATGGAATTCAGCCATCTTTTCACAGGTTTAAAATTTTGCAATTTCTTATGGAAAATAAAAATCATCCTACTGTTGAACAAATATATAGACACCTTGTAAAAGATATACCAACTCTTTCAAAAACAACTGTTTATAATACTTTAAGATATTTTGTTTCAAAAGGGATAGTTGCCGAAATTATGATAGAAGAAAATGAGGTTAGATATGATTTTGAAACAACTCCACATATTCATTTTAAATGTAAAAAATGTAAAAATCTTTATGATATTTTTCTGGATTGTGATATATTGAAAAAGCAGCAAATAGATGGACATAAAATTGAAGAACATCATATTTATTTATTGGGTATATGTAAAAATTGCCGGACTATTGACAACAATAAAAAACAAAAGTAA
- a CDS encoding rubredoxin produces MERYVCQVCGYVYDPEKGDAENGIKPGIPFETLPDNWVCPVCGASKDMFNKEE; encoded by the coding sequence ATGGAAAGATATGTATGTCAGGTTTGTGGATATGTATATGACCCGGAAAAAGGAGATGCTGAAAATGGAATTAAACCGGGAATTCCTTTTGAGACATTACCTGATAATTGGGTTTGTCCTGTTTGTGGAGCAAGTAAAGATATGTTTAACAAGGAGGAGTAA